The Akkermansiaceae bacterium region GAACAGGAACGGGTGCCCGTTGCGCTCGAAGGCGTGGTGGTCGGACAGGTTGCCCACGTAGCTGTTCAGCGTGGGGAAGATCCTGACGCCCTTGTGATCCGCCGAGACTTCCTCGACGATCTCCGGGAACACACCGTCGCTTTCCGCCCCGGTCATGAACACGATCTTCTCCGTGCTGGGGAGAAGCGGTTTCATCATGGTGGGGATCTCGATGAGGTCCGGGATGCAGAGGTCGTGGCCGATCAGGTCAGTGACAATCACGCCGGCGAAGGTCATCCCCCGGCAGTGGTCGTCATGGAAACGGGTGGATCCCATCGACTTCGACAGGAAATAGGGCGGCTCCTCGGCATCGTAGAGTGCGATGATGAGGTCGCGGTCGAGTTTCCATTCCATCGCCATCTCGGCGATGGCCAGGTTCATGGCGACCGAGGTTGCGTTGTCGTCGGCACAGGGGGCGTCGATGACGCTGTCGTAGTGCGCCCCGAGCAGCAGCGGCGGCAGTTTCCGGTTCGTTCCCGGGACAACACCCACGAGGTTGGTGAAGGTGTGTGGCTTCCCGGTGTCGTAGAGCTTGGCGGTGTAGGGCAGCTCGAAGCTCTCGCCGGAAAACGGGACGAGTCCTGTTTCATCGAGCCGGTCCAGGAGGTGTTCACGGGCGATGTCGTGGCCGGGTTGTCCGACCCGGCGGCCCTTGGGCATGGCGAGTGCCCCGGTGTCCTCACGGAGCTGGCGTTCGAGCTGCTTGTTTTTGTGGGGGATGAGTGATTGGAGTTTCATGGGTTTTGTGGGGTTGGGGGTTGATGGGTCGGGTTATTGTTTGCGCAGCTCCTGCTCGATGAGTTTGAGCAGTTGCCGGCGTTTGGCGGGTTCCATCCGCCGGGAGGTTTTTCTGAGATTGAGTTCCGCGTCCGGCCCGAGGACGATGCGTGTCCACG contains the following coding sequences:
- a CDS encoding M28 family peptidase; this encodes MKLQSLIPHKNKQLERQLREDTGALAMPKGRRVGQPGHDIAREHLLDRLDETGLVPFSGESFELPYTAKLYDTGKPHTFTNLVGVVPGTNRKLPPLLLGAHYDSVIDAPCADDNATSVAMNLAIAEMAMEWKLDRDLIIALYDAEEPPYFLSKSMGSTRFHDDHCRGMTFAGVIVTDLIGHDLCIPDLIEIPTMMKPLLPSTEKIVFMTGAESDGVFPEIVEEVSADHKGVRIFPTLNSYVGNLSDHHAFERNGHPFLFFSCAQGKYYHHKLDTIDWINFPKLAHITHFIADLLCKLDEFPAGEQADADDPVEFEIRMIRKALGPKLPLILKAVGVTMPETRDDLDELIGYLTGSVC